One Alkaliphilus sp. B6464 genomic window carries:
- the rbfA gene encoding 30S ribosome-binding factor RbfA has translation MSYPRVKRLSEEIKKIVSNIIRNELRDPRIAPMTSIVEVDVTRDLRYVNIYISVLGTEKEKEATMEGLIKASGFIRREIGQKIKARYTPEVIFKLDESIERGIYMYNVITKVNEQNPPTSDEDKTDE, from the coding sequence ATGTCATATCCTAGAGTTAAACGTTTATCAGAAGAAATAAAAAAAATAGTAAGTAATATAATTAGAAATGAATTAAGAGATCCAAGAATTGCACCTATGACCAGTATAGTAGAGGTAGATGTAACTAGAGACTTAAGGTATGTTAATATTTATATCAGTGTTCTAGGGACTGAAAAAGAAAAAGAGGCCACTATGGAAGGATTAATAAAGGCAAGTGGTTTTATTAGGAGAGAAATAGGACAGAAAATTAAGGCTAGATATACTCCAGAAGTAATTTTTAAATTAGATGAATCTATAGAACGAGGAATCTACATGTACAATGTAATTACAAAGGTCAATGAGCAAAATCCTCCTACTTCTGATGAGGATAAGACAGATGAATAA
- the infB gene encoding translation initiation factor IF-2: MSKIRVYQLAKELEISSKELIEKLKELSIEVNSHMSTLEDENANILIELFTEESKPKTISNTKEKPPNQEQHDENKLETLDNKEDIIVPTSNKKEKRNKNKNKRNKNSMADNYDDRVESKGERVIQLKSKVTVKELAEIMDKNVSEIITKLIGLGIMATINQELDYDTAQIIASEFGVEVEPLGDVTIEDVIDDIEIEPDRPEDLKPRSPVVTVMGHVDHGKTSLLDAIRKTKVTSREAGGITQHIGASEVKVNDKKIVLLDTPGHEAFTSMRARGAKVTDIAILVVAADDGVMPQTIEAINHAKAAEVPIIVAVNKMDKPSANPDRVKQELADHGLLIEEWGGDVISVPVSALNGENIDTLLEMILLVAEMEEFKANPNRKAIGTVIEAQLDVGKGSIATVLVQNGTLKIGDSVVIGTAYGRIRAMMNDKGKRVKIAGPSTAVEITGLSEVPEAGDQMFAVEDDRVAKAIVEKRINKIKEEQLKESQKISLDALFSQMEQGQIKDLNLIVKADVQGSVEAVKQSLVKLSNDEVVIHPIHGGVGAITETDVMLAAASNAIIIGFNVRPTSTATSLAKKENVDIRSYRVIYKAIEDIEAAMKGMLDPEFKEEDLGKAEVRATFKVPGAGTIGGCYVIEGKILRNAKVRLVRDGIIIHEGTIDSLKRFKDDAREVATGYECGIGLSQFNDLKEGDIIEAYQMKEIER, from the coding sequence TTGTCAAAGATAAGGGTATATCAATTGGCAAAAGAGTTAGAAATTAGTAGTAAGGAATTGATCGAAAAGTTAAAGGAGTTATCTATTGAAGTAAATAGCCATATGAGTACATTAGAGGATGAAAATGCAAATATACTAATTGAATTATTTACTGAGGAAAGTAAACCAAAGACAATATCTAATACAAAAGAAAAGCCACCTAATCAAGAACAGCATGATGAAAATAAACTAGAAACATTAGATAATAAAGAAGATATTATAGTTCCTACAAGTAATAAAAAAGAGAAGAGAAATAAAAATAAAAACAAAAGAAATAAAAATTCTATGGCGGATAATTATGACGATAGGGTAGAAAGTAAAGGTGAGCGAGTGATACAATTAAAAAGCAAAGTAACAGTAAAAGAATTAGCTGAAATTATGGATAAAAATGTTAGTGAAATAATTACAAAGCTTATTGGTTTAGGAATAATGGCAACTATTAACCAAGAATTGGACTATGATACAGCCCAAATAATAGCTTCAGAATTTGGTGTTGAAGTTGAGCCATTAGGAGATGTAACTATTGAGGATGTTATTGATGATATTGAAATTGAGCCTGACAGACCTGAAGATTTAAAGCCAAGATCTCCTGTAGTGACAGTTATGGGTCATGTTGACCACGGAAAAACATCTTTATTAGATGCAATACGTAAAACTAAAGTAACCTCTAGAGAAGCTGGAGGAATTACACAACATATAGGTGCTTCAGAAGTAAAAGTTAATGATAAAAAGATAGTACTTTTAGATACACCTGGTCACGAGGCATTTACATCAATGCGTGCGAGAGGTGCAAAAGTAACAGATATAGCTATTTTAGTAGTTGCTGCCGATGATGGGGTTATGCCACAAACAATTGAAGCTATTAACCATGCTAAAGCTGCTGAAGTTCCTATTATAGTAGCTGTTAATAAAATGGATAAACCTAGTGCTAATCCAGACAGGGTGAAACAAGAATTAGCAGATCATGGCCTTCTAATAGAAGAATGGGGTGGAGATGTTATTTCTGTTCCTGTTTCTGCTCTTAATGGTGAAAATATCGATACTCTATTAGAAATGATCTTATTAGTTGCAGAGATGGAGGAATTTAAAGCAAATCCAAATCGTAAAGCGATAGGTACTGTTATAGAAGCCCAACTAGATGTAGGTAAGGGTTCCATAGCAACTGTTTTGGTACAAAATGGAACTTTAAAAATAGGCGATTCTGTTGTAATTGGTACTGCTTATGGTAGAATTAGGGCTATGATGAATGATAAAGGAAAAAGGGTTAAAATAGCAGGTCCTTCTACAGCTGTAGAGATTACTGGATTGTCTGAAGTTCCAGAAGCCGGAGATCAAATGTTTGCAGTAGAAGATGATAGGGTCGCTAAGGCAATTGTTGAAAAGAGAATTAATAAGATAAAAGAAGAACAGTTAAAAGAAAGTCAAAAAATTTCATTAGATGCATTGTTTAGTCAAATGGAACAAGGACAGATTAAAGATTTAAACCTGATTGTAAAGGCAGATGTACAAGGATCTGTAGAGGCAGTTAAACAGTCTCTTGTTAAATTATCAAATGACGAAGTGGTTATACATCCAATACACGGTGGGGTAGGAGCAATTACTGAAACAGATGTAATGCTTGCAGCAGCATCAAATGCTATAATTATTGGTTTTAATGTTAGACCAACTTCTACTGCTACTTCATTGGCAAAAAAAGAAAATGTAGATATAAGAAGTTATCGTGTTATTTATAAAGCAATCGAAGATATTGAGGCTGCTATGAAAGGTATGCTTGATCCAGAATTTAAAGAAGAGGATTTAGGTAAAGCAGAAGTAAGAGCTACATTTAAGGTTCCAGGAGCAGGTACAATTGGTGGATGCTATGTAATAGAAGGTAAAATCTTGAGAAATGCAAAAGTTAGATTAGTTAGAGATGGTATAATTATTCATGAAGGTACAATTGATTCTTTAAAAAGGTTTAAGGATGATGCAAGAGAAGTTGCAACTGGATATGAATGTGGTATAGGTCTAAGTCAATTTAATGACCTTAAAGAAGGAGATATTATAGAAGCATATCAGATGAAAGAAATAGAAAGATAA
- a CDS encoding L7Ae/L30e/S12e/Gadd45 family ribosomal protein — protein sequence MNVKIKNLLTLAAKSGNIVSGDETCINYLKKNAIHLIILAEDASENTKKKFKDKASYRDIPIRFWQQKEELGNTIGKASRTIIGVIDKGFAEKILKYLDELL from the coding sequence ATGAATGTGAAAATTAAAAATTTATTAACTTTAGCTGCGAAATCTGGAAATATTGTATCTGGCGATGAAACTTGCATTAATTACTTAAAAAAGAATGCTATTCATTTAATAATACTAGCTGAAGATGCTTCAGAAAATACTAAAAAAAAATTTAAAGACAAAGCATCCTATCGGGATATCCCAATTCGTTTTTGGCAACAAAAAGAAGAATTGGGTAATACTATCGGAAAAGCTTCTAGAACAATTATAGGTGTTATAGATAAAGGTTTTGCTGAAAAAATATTAAAATATTTAGATGAATTGCTTTAG
- the rnpM gene encoding RNase P modulator RnpM, whose product MKNKKIPLRKCLGCNEMKPKKELLRVVHNSQGSISVDTIGRAQGRGAYICNSKECLDKAKKIKAFNRAFQSNIPEEIYEDLIKELVINECEN is encoded by the coding sequence ATGAAAAACAAGAAGATTCCTTTAAGAAAATGTTTAGGATGTAATGAAATGAAACCTAAAAAGGAGCTATTAAGAGTAGTTCATAATTCACAAGGTAGTATAAGTGTGGATACTATTGGAAGAGCTCAAGGAAGAGGAGCATATATTTGTAACTCTAAAGAATGCCTCGATAAAGCTAAAAAAATAAAGGCCTTTAATAGAGCTTTTCAGTCAAATATTCCTGAAGAGATATATGAGGATCTCATAAAGGAGCTTGTTATAAATGAATGTGAAAATTAA
- the nusA gene encoding transcription termination factor NusA, with product MNAEFTEALEQIEKDKGISKDILIDAVEAALISSYKRNFGSAQNVRVEINRDNGEVHVYAQKKITDDVIDDLLEIDIEDAKKINSKYAIGDIFESEVTPRNFGRIAAQTAKQVVVQRIREAERGIVYEEFINRESEIITGEVSRVAKGNVYISLGRTEAILGPSEQIPNEEYQHGDRIKCYIVEVKKTTKGPQILLSRTHPGLVKRLFELEVPEIHDGTVEIKSISREAGSRAKIAVDSKDSNVDAVGACVGPKGARVQTIVDELKGEKIDIIKYSEDPKEFISSSLSPAKVLQCEVNSEEKTAKVIVPDYQLSLAIGKEGQNARLAAKLTGWKIDIKSESQVNG from the coding sequence ATGAATGCTGAGTTTACAGAGGCCCTTGAGCAGATTGAAAAAGACAAAGGTATTTCTAAGGATATTTTAATTGATGCAGTAGAGGCTGCTTTAATTTCTAGTTATAAAAGAAATTTTGGCTCTGCTCAAAATGTAAGAGTTGAAATTAATCGCGATAACGGTGAGGTTCATGTATACGCTCAAAAAAAGATAACTGATGACGTAATAGATGATTTATTAGAAATTGATATCGAAGATGCTAAGAAAATCAATTCAAAGTATGCGATTGGAGATATTTTTGAGAGTGAGGTTACTCCTAGAAACTTTGGACGAATAGCGGCTCAAACAGCTAAGCAAGTAGTTGTACAAAGAATTAGAGAAGCTGAAAGAGGTATTGTTTACGAAGAATTTATAAATCGTGAATCAGAGATTATCACTGGAGAAGTTTCTAGAGTTGCAAAAGGTAATGTTTATATTAGCTTAGGTAGAACAGAAGCAATTTTGGGACCAAGTGAACAAATTCCAAATGAGGAATATCAACATGGAGATAGAATTAAATGCTATATAGTAGAAGTTAAGAAGACCACAAAAGGTCCACAAATACTCCTATCCAGAACTCACCCTGGGTTAGTAAAGCGTTTGTTTGAGCTTGAAGTGCCTGAAATTCATGATGGGACTGTAGAAATAAAGAGTATTTCAAGAGAAGCAGGCTCACGTGCTAAAATAGCAGTTGATTCTAAGGATTCAAATGTGGATGCAGTTGGTGCCTGTGTAGGACCTAAAGGAGCAAGGGTACAGACTATAGTAGATGAGTTAAAAGGTGAAAAAATTGATATAATTAAGTATAGTGAAGATCCTAAAGAGTTTATTTCTAGCTCACTAAGTCCTGCAAAGGTATTGCAATGCGAAGTCAATAGTGAAGAAAAGACAGCAAAAGTTATTGTTCCTGATTATCAACTTTCTTTAGCTATTGGAAAAGAAGGTCAAAATGCTAGACTTGCTGCAAAGCTAACAGGATGGAAAATTGATATAAAGAGTGAAAGTCAAGTCAATGGTTAA
- the rimP gene encoding ribosome maturation factor RimP: protein MAKNRVEKIAEKLVIPIIENEEFELADVEYKKEGSNWYLRIYIDKPGGITLDDCQKVSEQLSDELDREDPIKENYFLEVSSPGLDRPLKKEADFIRFKGEIVEVKLYEPLNGNKIIEGELVGLENNIIKVNVANVGLVELPRDKVALTRLAIKF from the coding sequence ATGGCAAAAAATCGTGTTGAAAAGATTGCAGAAAAATTAGTAATACCAATTATAGAAAATGAAGAATTTGAATTAGCAGATGTAGAATATAAAAAAGAAGGCTCTAATTGGTATTTAAGAATATATATAGATAAACCCGGTGGTATTACATTGGATGATTGCCAGAAGGTTAGTGAGCAACTAAGTGATGAACTTGATAGGGAAGATCCTATAAAAGAGAATTATTTCTTAGAAGTATCATCACCAGGACTTGATAGACCATTAAAAAAAGAGGCTGATTTTATTCGTTTCAAAGGTGAAATAGTAGAAGTGAAACTATATGAACCATTAAATGGAAACAAGATTATAGAGGGTGAGCTAGTAGGGTTAGAGAATAATATTATTAAAGTCAATGTGGCTAATGTTGGATTAGTAGAGTTGCCTAGGGATAAGGTAGCTTTAACAAGATTGGCTATTAAATTTTAG
- a CDS encoding PolC-type DNA polymerase III, which translates to MTPLGSLNLNYFLNGFGIPQNPSYESCLIEKVQYFKQSKKISIHLVGKEILDHENVHNSLNQLKTIIEEKLGSSMEVFFIYDVEYTSLEELINMNWKNILYILQKNVPSFNVIEGVINSEITDSTLKLIFNSSIITKKMRERRVDSQIENYFLKQFKISIKCNINTNVNKEFVLEDYEQQKENENLALISQIKKQNPMDNTVQNKDQSKDKIFEPKSPLSSSVLLGKNFSGEISKLIDIRTDSGRVIVEGEIFSIEIKELSGGKKLAIINITDYTNSITAKIFERKNQTVVLEEMFVKGQVVRVRGDVVYDKFIRENIIMLTDAIQIEKVEKDDIYENKRVELHLHTQMSAMDGTTSITDLIKKASKWGHKAIAVTDHGIVQAFPEAMDAGNKYGVKVIYGMEGYLVDDEVNLIEGEEEYSLDDEFVIFDIETTGLSSKNDEITEIGAVKIKNNMVIDSFSALINPEKNIPEKIVELTGITNDMVKDKPTIATVLPEFFKFIGNSPVVAHNADFDTGFIRDKANRYNMNFNNITIDTLKLARVLLPNLKRHRLNVIAKELNISLENHHRAVDDAKATAEMFIKFIEMMKERNIVSLKDINTHLSTKIDFKTLKTYHIVILAKNYTGLENLYKIVSESHLNYFYKRPRIPRSLLNKYREGLILGTACEAGELFQSILSNKPAEYIEKIAKRYDYLEIQPIGNNKFLIEKGLAKDNNDLRELNKRIVELGEKLNLPVVATGDVHFLDSKDSVFRKILMAGQGFSDADDQAPLYFKTTDEMIEEFSYLGKAKSEEVVIQYPNKICDEIEHMLPIPDGTFPPEIEGSEEELRRMCYEKAERIYGKDIPELVKNRLDKELNSIINNGYAVMYIIAHKLVAKSLSDGYLVGSRGSVGSSFAATMSDITEVNPLPPHYVCPKCKYSEFILDGSIGSGADLPDKDCPKCGEILIKDGHDIPFEVFLGFEGDKEPDIDLNFAGEYQSEAHKYTEELFGKGKVYRAGTIGTVADKTAYGFVRKYIDEKQLHYNMAEINRLTTGCTGIKRTSGQHPGGVMIVPAAYDIHKFSPIQYPANDSKSGVITTHFDYHSISGRLLKLDILGHDVPTIIKMLEDLTGMNAQKIPLDDKNTIGIFTSTDPLGISSEEIECEVGTLGIPEFGTKFVRQMLIDTQPKTFAELVRISGLSHGTDVWLNNAQDLVRNNIAELKDVISTRDDIMNYLILKGLPPKTSFKIMENVRKGKGLTPENEQEMKEHNVPDWYIDSCNKIKYMFPKAHAAAYVMMSFRIAYFKVNYPEAFYATYFTTKAEDFDADFIIKGEDAIRLKIKELESIGNDLTAKEKNFLTVLEVALEMYCRGIHLLPVDLYLSDADRFMIVDGKLLPPLKGLQGVGQNAAKSIVDARQEGEFISLEDLRNRTKVTKTVIEMLVSHGCIKDLPETNQLSLFSLA; encoded by the coding sequence ATGACTCCTTTGGGAAGTCTTAATTTAAATTATTTTTTAAATGGTTTTGGAATACCACAAAATCCATCCTATGAATCTTGTTTAATAGAGAAAGTACAATACTTCAAGCAAAGTAAAAAAATTTCGATTCACTTAGTTGGTAAGGAAATACTAGATCATGAAAATGTACATAATTCTTTAAACCAGTTAAAAACGATAATAGAAGAAAAGTTAGGTTCTAGTATGGAAGTATTTTTTATCTACGATGTAGAATATACCTCTTTAGAAGAGTTAATTAATATGAATTGGAAAAACATACTATATATTTTACAAAAAAATGTTCCTTCTTTTAATGTAATTGAAGGTGTAATTAATAGTGAAATTACAGATTCTACTCTAAAACTTATTTTTAATTCTAGTATTATTACTAAAAAAATGAGGGAAAGAAGAGTAGATTCACAGATTGAAAATTACTTTCTAAAGCAATTTAAAATATCTATTAAATGTAATATAAATACGAATGTAAATAAAGAATTTGTTCTAGAAGACTATGAACAACAAAAAGAGAATGAAAATTTAGCTTTAATTAGTCAAATTAAGAAACAAAATCCAATGGATAATACTGTACAAAATAAAGATCAATCAAAGGACAAAATTTTTGAGCCTAAATCTCCATTATCTTCTTCTGTTTTATTAGGGAAAAATTTTTCTGGAGAGATTAGTAAACTTATTGATATTAGAACTGACTCCGGGAGAGTTATTGTAGAAGGAGAAATATTTAGTATCGAAATTAAAGAACTTAGTGGTGGTAAAAAACTGGCTATAATAAATATTACAGATTATACAAACTCCATAACAGCAAAAATTTTTGAAAGAAAAAATCAAACAGTTGTCTTAGAAGAAATGTTCGTCAAAGGACAGGTAGTTAGAGTCCGAGGTGATGTTGTATACGATAAATTTATTAGAGAAAATATTATTATGTTAACTGATGCAATACAAATAGAAAAAGTAGAAAAAGATGATATCTATGAGAATAAAAGAGTTGAGTTACATTTACATACTCAAATGTCAGCTATGGACGGTACTACTAGTATTACTGATCTAATCAAAAAGGCGTCTAAGTGGGGACATAAAGCTATAGCTGTAACTGATCACGGGATAGTGCAGGCTTTTCCTGAGGCTATGGATGCAGGGAATAAATATGGTGTTAAAGTAATATATGGAATGGAAGGATATTTGGTAGATGATGAAGTAAACTTGATAGAAGGAGAAGAAGAGTACTCTTTAGATGATGAATTTGTTATTTTTGATATTGAAACTACTGGTCTTTCAAGTAAAAATGATGAAATAACAGAAATAGGAGCTGTTAAAATAAAAAACAATATGGTTATTGATAGCTTCTCAGCTCTAATAAATCCTGAGAAGAATATTCCAGAAAAAATTGTAGAATTAACTGGCATTACTAATGATATGGTAAAGGATAAACCAACTATAGCAACAGTTCTTCCAGAGTTTTTTAAATTTATTGGAAATAGTCCTGTAGTTGCACATAATGCTGATTTTGATACTGGTTTCATTAGAGATAAGGCTAATAGATATAATATGAATTTTAACAACATAACTATTGATACTTTAAAGTTAGCACGTGTTCTTTTACCAAATCTAAAAAGACATCGATTGAATGTTATTGCTAAAGAACTAAATATATCTTTAGAGAATCATCATAGGGCTGTAGATGATGCTAAGGCTACAGCAGAAATGTTTATAAAGTTTATTGAAATGATGAAAGAAAGAAATATAGTATCCTTAAAGGATATAAATACTCACTTAAGTACAAAGATTGATTTTAAGACATTGAAAACCTATCACATTGTTATTTTAGCAAAAAACTATACAGGTTTAGAAAATCTATATAAGATTGTTTCTGAATCCCATTTAAACTATTTTTATAAAAGGCCTCGTATACCAAGAAGCTTATTGAATAAATATAGAGAAGGGCTTATTTTAGGCACAGCTTGTGAAGCGGGTGAACTTTTTCAAAGTATTCTTTCTAATAAGCCGGCAGAGTATATTGAGAAAATAGCTAAGCGCTACGATTATTTAGAAATACAGCCTATAGGTAATAATAAATTTTTAATTGAAAAGGGTCTTGCTAAAGATAATAATGATCTTAGGGAGTTAAATAAAAGGATAGTAGAATTAGGTGAAAAGCTAAACTTACCTGTTGTAGCTACAGGTGATGTACATTTTCTTGATTCTAAAGATAGTGTATTTAGAAAGATATTAATGGCTGGGCAGGGATTTAGTGATGCCGATGATCAAGCTCCACTATACTTTAAAACTACCGATGAAATGATTGAAGAGTTTTCTTATTTAGGCAAAGCTAAATCAGAAGAAGTAGTTATACAATACCCAAACAAAATTTGTGATGAGATTGAACATATGTTACCAATTCCTGATGGCACATTTCCACCAGAAATTGAAGGATCTGAAGAAGAACTACGAAGAATGTGCTATGAAAAGGCAGAGCGAATTTATGGTAAAGATATACCAGAACTAGTAAAAAATCGATTAGATAAAGAATTAAACTCAATAATTAATAATGGATACGCTGTAATGTACATTATTGCACATAAATTAGTTGCAAAATCTTTAAGTGATGGATACTTGGTAGGGTCTAGAGGATCAGTAGGTTCTTCCTTTGCAGCTACTATGAGTGATATAACAGAAGTAAATCCACTTCCGCCACACTATGTATGTCCAAAATGCAAATACTCTGAGTTTATACTAGACGGATCTATTGGATCTGGTGCTGACTTACCAGATAAAGATTGTCCTAAGTGTGGAGAGATACTTATTAAAGATGGTCATGACATACCATTTGAAGTTTTTCTTGGCTTTGAGGGAGATAAGGAGCCTGATATTGATCTAAACTTTGCTGGAGAATATCAAAGTGAAGCCCATAAATATACAGAAGAGCTTTTTGGTAAAGGTAAGGTTTATCGAGCGGGGACAATAGGAACTGTTGCTGATAAAACAGCCTATGGTTTTGTAAGGAAATATATTGATGAGAAACAATTACATTATAATATGGCCGAAATAAATAGATTAACCACAGGATGTACTGGAATCAAAAGAACTTCTGGACAACATCCTGGTGGCGTTATGATTGTACCTGCTGCATATGATATACATAAGTTCAGCCCTATTCAATATCCTGCCAATGATTCGAAATCTGGGGTAATTACAACTCATTTTGACTATCATTCAATTAGTGGACGGCTATTAAAATTAGATATATTAGGACATGATGTTCCAACAATAATAAAAATGCTTGAGGATTTAACTGGTATGAATGCTCAGAAGATTCCTTTAGATGATAAAAATACAATTGGTATTTTTACTAGTACTGACCCTCTAGGAATTTCATCAGAGGAAATTGAATGCGAAGTTGGTACATTAGGTATACCTGAGTTCGGAACTAAATTTGTTAGACAGATGTTAATTGACACCCAACCTAAAACTTTTGCCGAACTAGTTCGTATAAGTGGATTATCTCATGGTACAGATGTTTGGCTTAATAATGCGCAAGATTTAGTACGAAACAATATTGCTGAATTAAAGGATGTTATTTCTACTAGAGATGACATTATGAACTATTTAATTTTAAAAGGGTTACCTCCAAAAACGTCATTTAAAATCATGGAGAATGTAAGAAAGGGTAAAGGATTAACTCCAGAGAATGAGCAGGAAATGAAAGAGCATAATGTACCAGACTGGTATATTGACTCTTGTAATAAAATCAAGTATATGTTCCCTAAAGCTCACGCCGCTGCATATGTTATGATGTCTTTCAGAATAGCATATTTCAAAGTTAATTATCCAGAAGCATTTTATGCTACTTATTTTACTACGAAGGCAGAAGATTTTGACGCAGACTTTATTATAAAAGGAGAAGATGCTATTAGACTTAAGATAAAAGAATTGGAGTCTATTGGAAATGATCTAACTGCAAAAGAAAAAAACTTTCTAACTGTATTAGAAGTAGCTTTAGAAATGTACTGTAGAGGAATTCATCTATTGCCTGTAGATTTATATCTCTCGGATGCAGATAGGTTTATGATAGTTGATGGAAAATTATTACCTCCTTTAAAGGGTTTGCAAGGAGTAGGGCAAAATGCTGCAAAAAGTATAGTTGATGCCAGACAAGAAGGGGAATTTATATCATTAGAAGATTTAAGGAATAGAACCAAAGTTACAAAAACTGTTATAGAAATGTTAGTTAGTCATGGTTGTATTAAGGATTTACCCGAAACTAATCAACTCTCATTGTTTTCACTTGCATGA
- a CDS encoding glycosyltransferase family 2 protein, protein MKVTAIIPAYNEEKRIEKVIDPALKTDMLSNIIVVDDGSEDLTSNIVSKYNVDLIKMPQNSGKTAAVKEGIKCCKDRSDIIVLLDADLIGLTPNHIKSLILPLLEEQFDMTIGIFRSGRYVTDLAQYIAPHLSGQRAIKTHLADEILNLDITGYGIEVALSKLTRKHKLRVENVILENVTHTTKEEKIGFAKGAIWRIKMYKDIIKYWIH, encoded by the coding sequence GTGAAGGTGACTGCCATCATACCTGCTTACAATGAAGAAAAAAGAATTGAAAAGGTAATCGATCCTGCTTTAAAGACTGATATGTTGTCAAATATAATTGTAGTTGATGATGGTTCGGAAGACTTGACTTCTAATATTGTATCTAAGTATAATGTCGACTTAATAAAAATGCCTCAAAATAGTGGAAAAACTGCGGCAGTTAAAGAGGGAATAAAATGCTGCAAAGATAGAAGTGATATTATAGTTCTATTAGATGCTGATTTAATAGGTCTAACTCCAAATCATATTAAATCATTAATTTTGCCATTATTGGAAGAGCAATTTGATATGACAATAGGGATTTTTAGGTCTGGAAGATATGTGACAGATTTAGCACAATATATTGCACCCCACTTGTCAGGACAAAGAGCAATAAAAACACATCTTGCTGATGAAATTTTAAATTTGGATATCACAGGCTACGGAATAGAAGTAGCTCTCTCTAAATTGACTAGAAAGCATAAGCTTAGAGTAGAAAATGTAATATTAGAAAATGTAACTCATACAACAAAAGAAGAAAAAATAGGGTTTGCCAAAGGAGCAATTTGGCGAATTAAAATGTACAAGGATATAATTAAATATTGGATACATTAA
- the ispG gene encoding flavodoxin-dependent (E)-4-hydroxy-3-methylbut-2-enyl-diphosphate synthase codes for MRRKTKVVKCGNVYVGGDNPISVQSMTTTDPRDVISTVNEIRRLESAGCDIVRIAVPNMESAQSIHKIKSQTNIPIVADIHFDYRLALESIKQGVDGLRLNPGNIGETTRVQEVVRAVKEKNIPIRIGVNAGSLEKSILDKYGHPTAEGMVESALRHISILEDMDFTDIVVSLKASDVKLTVDAYKLMSEQVDYPLHLGITEAGTIWTGTIKSSAGIGALLLMGIGDTIRVSLTGDPVEEIRTGRQLLKSLGIIQNEVTIISCPTCGRCQIDLINVANQVEDKLGKLKKPIKVAVMGCAVNGPGEARDADIGIAGGSGSALLFKKGEIIKKIKEEEILTTLIEEIEKM; via the coding sequence ATGAGAAGAAAAACTAAGGTTGTTAAGTGTGGAAACGTATATGTCGGTGGTGACAATCCAATTTCAGTTCAGTCTATGACTACAACTGATCCTAGAGATGTTATTAGTACAGTTAATGAAATACGACGACTGGAAAGTGCAGGATGTGATATTGTTAGAATTGCTGTTCCTAATATGGAATCTGCTCAATCTATACATAAAATCAAATCTCAAACCAATATACCTATTGTGGCTGATATCCATTTTGATTATCGGTTAGCCTTAGAATCTATTAAGCAGGGGGTTGATGGTTTGAGATTAAACCCTGGGAATATCGGTGAAACTACAAGGGTTCAGGAGGTAGTTAGAGCAGTTAAGGAAAAAAATATACCTATTAGAATTGGTGTAAATGCAGGTTCATTAGAGAAATCTATATTAGACAAATATGGACATCCTACTGCTGAAGGGATGGTTGAAAGTGCTCTAAGGCATATATCTATTTTAGAAGATATGGACTTTACAGATATTGTAGTATCTTTAAAAGCAAGTGATGTTAAGCTAACTGTAGATGCTTACAAATTAATGTCAGAGCAGGTTGACTACCCTCTACATTTAGGAATTACTGAAGCTGGTACAATATGGACTGGTACAATTAAATCGTCAGCAGGCATAGGTGCTTTATTATTAATGGGAATAGGTGATACAATACGAGTTTCCTTAACTGGTGATCCAGTAGAAGAAATTAGAACTGGAAGACAACTTCTTAAATCCTTAGGAATAATTCAAAATGAAGTAACCATTATATCTTGTCCTACATGTGGCAGATGTCAAATAGACTTAATAAACGTAGCTAATCAAGTAGAAGATAAGTTAGGAAAGCTAAAGAAGCCTATTAAGGTTGCGGTTATGGGATGTGCAGTTAATGGTCCAGGAGAGGCTAGAGATGCTGATATTGGAATCGCAGGTGGCTCAGGATCGGCACTTTTATTTAAAAAGGGAGAAATTATAAAAAAGATAAAAGAGGAAGAAATTTTAACAACATTGATAGAAGAAATTGAAAAGATGTAG